A window of Rufibacter sp. LB8 contains these coding sequences:
- a CDS encoding CTP synthase, whose amino-acid sequence MASAKYIFVTGGVTSSLGKGIISASLAKLLQSRGFSVTIQKFDPYINIDPGTLNPYEHGECYVTDDGAETDLDLGHYERFLNVPTSQANNVTTGRIYHNVITQERQGAYLGKTVQVVPHITDEIKRRMLLLGQSGEFDVVITEIGGCVGDIESLPFIEAVRQLRWDLNDNDSVVIHLTLLPYLKAAGELKTKPTQHSVKALSEAGVQPDILVCRSEYPIPAEMRKKIALFCNVATNSVIESLDAETIYDVPLLMKKEKLDERVMKKLKLVSRQEINLDTWKEFLGRLKNPTEDVTIALVGKYVELPDAYKSIIESFIHAGAFNECKVHLKFIQSEFISAENVHHHLQGIDGVLVAPGFGERGFEGKLEAIRYVREGKIPFFGICLGMQTAAVEFARNVLGLADAASTEMNPETNHPVIDMMEAQKQITQKGGTMRLGAYGCDLKKGSKAYQAYGKGHITERHRHRYEFNNQYLQAFEEAGMQATGINPDTGLVEVIELQNHPWFVGAQYHPELKSTVLAPHPLFVRFIKAAVTYSKIKNQ is encoded by the coding sequence ATGGCTTCTGCTAAATATATTTTTGTGACCGGAGGCGTGACTTCTTCCCTGGGAAAAGGCATCATTTCGGCTTCTTTGGCTAAACTTCTGCAATCTAGGGGCTTCTCGGTCACTATCCAGAAATTTGACCCCTACATTAACATTGACCCCGGCACGCTCAACCCCTATGAGCACGGCGAATGCTATGTCACCGATGACGGCGCAGAAACCGATCTGGACCTGGGCCACTATGAACGCTTCCTGAACGTACCCACCTCGCAGGCCAACAACGTGACCACCGGGCGCATCTACCACAACGTGATCACCCAAGAGCGTCAGGGCGCCTATTTGGGCAAAACCGTGCAGGTAGTTCCCCACATCACAGATGAAATCAAACGCCGCATGCTCCTGCTGGGCCAGTCTGGCGAATTTGACGTGGTAATCACGGAGATTGGCGGTTGCGTAGGCGATATTGAGTCATTGCCCTTCATTGAGGCCGTGCGGCAGTTGCGCTGGGACCTGAACGACAATGACAGCGTGGTGATTCATCTCACGCTTCTCCCCTATTTAAAAGCCGCCGGCGAACTGAAAACCAAGCCTACGCAGCACTCGGTGAAAGCCCTGTCTGAAGCCGGTGTGCAACCAGACATTTTGGTGTGCCGCTCAGAGTACCCCATTCCGGCAGAGATGCGCAAAAAGATTGCCTTGTTCTGCAACGTGGCCACCAACTCGGTGATTGAATCGCTGGATGCCGAGACCATCTATGACGTGCCGCTGCTCATGAAAAAAGAGAAGCTGGACGAACGCGTCATGAAAAAACTCAAGCTCGTCAGCCGTCAGGAAATCAACCTGGACACCTGGAAGGAGTTCCTGGGCCGACTCAAAAACCCGACAGAAGACGTGACCATTGCCCTGGTAGGGAAATACGTGGAACTGCCAGACGCCTATAAATCCATTATTGAGTCCTTTATCCATGCCGGGGCGTTCAATGAATGCAAGGTGCACCTCAAGTTCATTCAGTCAGAATTCATTTCCGCGGAAAACGTGCACCACCATTTGCAGGGCATTGACGGTGTGTTGGTAGCCCCGGGCTTTGGCGAGCGCGGCTTTGAAGGCAAGTTGGAGGCCATCAGGTACGTGCGGGAGGGCAAGATTCCGTTCTTCGGGATTTGTTTGGGCATGCAGACCGCCGCGGTGGAGTTTGCGCGCAATGTGCTGGGCCTGGCAGATGCCGCCTCTACGGAAATGAACCCCGAAACCAACCACCCGGTCATTGACATGATGGAGGCGCAAAAGCAGATTACCCAGAAAGGCGGCACCATGCGTTTGGGCGCGTACGGCTGTGACCTGAAAAAAGGCTCCAAGGCGTATCAGGCCTACGGCAAAGGCCACATCACGGAGCGCCACCGCCATAGATATGAATTTAACAACCAGTACCTGCAAGCCTTTGAGGAAGCCGGCATGCAGGCCACGGGCATTAACCCAGACACCGGGTTGGTGGAGGTGATCGAACTCCAGAACCACCCATGGTTTGTGGGCGCGCAATACCACCCAGAATTGAAAAGCACCGTGTTGGCCCCGCACCCGCTTTTTGTGCGCTTCATCAAGGCCGCCGTCACCTACAGTAAAATCAAAAACCAATAA
- a CDS encoding FAD-binding and (Fe-S)-binding domain-containing protein → MNPEILSRFASQFEGDFHTDNTMRTLFATDASAYREKPLAVAFPKNSADLKKLIHFARTQGTSLIPRTAGTSLAGQVVGSGIVVDVSRTFTQILEVNPQENWVRVEPGVIRDELNMFLRPHGLYFGPETSTANRAMIGGMVGNNSCGSNSIVYGSAREHLLSVKALLSDGSEVEFKALTLEEFEAKCRGENTSGDLETRIYQATKAMLSHEQTQENIRAEFPKPSIQRRNTGYAIDLLLETQPFTQGKEPFNFCKLIAGSEGTLAFMTEIKLHVDPLPPSEIGLLCVHCETVDESLRANLVALRHNPSSSELMDHYVLECTKTNLEQSQNRFFVQGDPGAILVVELNDHSQTAIQERAQKLIQDLQQNNLGYHFPLVLGPDTKKVWNLRKAGLGLLSNIPGDAKPVAVIEDTAVDVADLPEFIREFNLTLEQYNLYCVHYAHAGSGELHLRPIINLKTEEGNQLFRDIATEIATLVKKYRGSLSGEHGDGRLRGEFIPFMIGEENYRLLEEVKRVWDPNNIFNPGKIVNTPSMNTMLRYDPGQETPDFNTVFKFNQAGGVLRAAELCNGSGDCRKTHLTGGTMCPSYMVTRHERDTTRARANAIREFLTRSPKANRFDHQEIKEAMDLCLSCKGCKSECPSNVDVAKLKAEFQQHYYDANGIPFRTRLIANFTNANKLASLLPGAYNLLFKNTFTANLFKKTVGFATKRSLPLLHDTTLKSWFRKHQKEKEKANQPVTPKKKVYLFCDEFTNYNDTPVGQKAVLLLEKLGYQVEIPDHEESGRTYLSKGLLREAKKLAQQNVAKLHPLISADTPLIGIEPSCILSFRDEYLDLVDKDQVEAAKSLSIHCLSFDEFIAREILSKNLDPSLFKDEERLIKLHGHCHQKALSSVLYTQQMLTLPRNYKVEVIPSGCCGMAGSFGYEAEHYDVSMAVGELVLFPAVRAAKEEVIIAAPGTSCRHQIHDGTGRTAQHPIEVLYDALK, encoded by the coding sequence ATGAACCCAGAAATTCTCTCCCGCTTTGCCAGCCAGTTTGAAGGCGATTTCCACACAGACAACACCATGCGCACGCTGTTTGCCACAGACGCCTCGGCGTACCGTGAGAAACCGCTGGCCGTGGCCTTCCCCAAAAATAGTGCTGACCTCAAAAAACTGATTCACTTCGCCCGCACCCAGGGCACGTCCCTGATTCCGCGCACGGCGGGCACTTCGTTGGCCGGTCAGGTGGTGGGCAGCGGCATTGTGGTAGATGTGAGCCGCACCTTCACCCAGATCCTGGAAGTGAATCCGCAGGAAAATTGGGTACGCGTAGAGCCGGGCGTGATCAGAGATGAACTGAACATGTTCCTTCGGCCGCACGGCCTGTACTTCGGTCCCGAGACCTCCACCGCCAACCGCGCCATGATTGGCGGCATGGTGGGCAACAACTCCTGCGGCTCCAACTCCATTGTGTACGGCAGCGCCCGCGAACATTTGCTAAGCGTGAAAGCCCTTTTAAGCGATGGCTCTGAAGTAGAATTCAAGGCCTTGACCCTGGAGGAATTTGAGGCGAAATGCCGTGGCGAAAACACCTCCGGTGACCTGGAGACGCGCATTTACCAGGCCACCAAGGCCATGCTGAGCCATGAACAGACGCAGGAAAACATCCGGGCCGAGTTCCCCAAGCCCAGCATTCAGCGCCGCAACACCGGCTACGCTATAGATTTGTTGCTGGAGACCCAACCCTTCACCCAAGGCAAAGAGCCGTTCAACTTCTGTAAACTCATTGCCGGCTCAGAGGGCACGCTGGCGTTCATGACCGAGATAAAACTGCACGTAGACCCGCTTCCGCCCAGTGAGATTGGCCTGCTCTGCGTGCATTGTGAGACCGTAGATGAATCGCTCCGCGCGAATTTGGTAGCCCTACGGCACAACCCCAGCTCCAGCGAACTCATGGACCATTACGTGCTGGAGTGCACCAAAACCAACCTGGAGCAGAGCCAGAACCGCTTCTTCGTGCAGGGCGACCCCGGAGCCATTCTGGTGGTGGAACTCAATGACCATTCCCAGACCGCTATTCAGGAACGCGCCCAGAAACTAATCCAAGATTTACAGCAAAACAACCTGGGCTATCACTTCCCGCTGGTGCTAGGCCCCGACACCAAGAAAGTCTGGAATCTTCGCAAGGCGGGCCTTGGTTTGCTCTCCAATATTCCCGGCGATGCCAAGCCCGTGGCGGTTATTGAAGACACGGCCGTAGATGTAGCTGATTTGCCCGAGTTCATCAGGGAATTCAACCTCACGCTGGAGCAGTACAACCTCTATTGCGTGCATTATGCCCACGCCGGCAGCGGCGAACTGCACCTCCGGCCTATCATCAACCTCAAAACCGAGGAAGGCAACCAACTTTTCCGGGACATCGCCACCGAGATTGCCACCCTGGTCAAGAAATACCGCGGCTCTTTGAGTGGTGAGCACGGCGATGGGCGTCTGCGCGGCGAGTTCATTCCGTTCATGATTGGTGAGGAGAATTACCGGCTGTTGGAGGAAGTGAAACGCGTCTGGGACCCCAATAACATCTTCAACCCGGGCAAGATTGTGAACACGCCCAGCATGAACACCATGTTGCGCTATGACCCTGGCCAGGAAACCCCTGACTTTAACACGGTCTTCAAATTTAACCAGGCCGGCGGCGTGCTGCGGGCCGCCGAGCTCTGCAACGGTTCCGGCGACTGCCGCAAAACGCACCTCACCGGCGGCACCATGTGCCCCAGCTACATGGTCACCCGCCATGAGCGCGACACCACCCGCGCCCGCGCCAACGCCATCAGGGAGTTTCTGACGCGCTCGCCCAAGGCCAACCGTTTTGACCACCAGGAAATCAAGGAAGCCATGGATTTGTGCCTGAGCTGCAAAGGCTGCAAGTCTGAGTGCCCCTCCAACGTAGACGTGGCCAAGCTCAAAGCCGAGTTCCAGCAGCATTACTATGACGCCAACGGCATTCCGTTTAGAACGCGGCTCATCGCCAATTTCACCAACGCCAATAAACTGGCATCGCTCCTGCCGGGTGCGTACAACCTGCTGTTCAAAAATACCTTCACGGCCAACCTGTTCAAGAAAACCGTCGGGTTTGCGACCAAACGGAGCTTGCCTTTATTGCATGACACCACGCTCAAAAGCTGGTTCAGGAAACATCAAAAAGAAAAAGAAAAGGCAAATCAACCTGTTACGCCTAAAAAGAAAGTTTACCTCTTCTGCGACGAATTCACCAATTACAATGACACGCCCGTTGGCCAGAAAGCCGTGCTGTTGCTGGAAAAACTGGGCTACCAGGTAGAGATTCCGGATCACGAGGAAAGTGGCCGTACCTACCTCTCCAAAGGCCTGTTGCGCGAAGCCAAAAAACTGGCCCAGCAGAACGTGGCCAAACTTCACCCACTCATAAGCGCAGACACGCCGCTCATTGGCATTGAACCGTCCTGCATTCTTTCGTTCAGAGATGAATACCTTGATTTGGTGGACAAAGACCAGGTGGAAGCCGCCAAATCGCTGTCCATCCATTGTTTGTCTTTTGACGAGTTCATCGCCCGCGAAATCCTGAGCAAGAACCTGGACCCCAGCCTTTTCAAAGACGAGGAACGCCTAATTAAACTGCACGGCCATTGCCACCAGAAAGCGCTCAGCAGCGTGCTGTACACCCAGCAGATGCTCACCCTGCCCAGGAATTACAAGGTAGAAGTCATTCCTTCGGGGTGTTGCGGCATGGCGGGTTCTTTTGGCTACGAAGCCGAACATTATGACGTGTCTATGGCGGTGGGCGAGTTGGTGTTGTTCCCGGCGGTAAGGGCTGCCAAGGAGGAAGTGATTATTGCCGCCCCCGGCACCAGCTGCCGGCACCAGATTCATGACGGCACCGGCAGAACGGCCCAGCACCCCATTGAGGTGTTGTATGACGCGTTAAAGTAA
- a CDS encoding ester cyclase, which produces MDSRHKHLVTEFIEKIWNKSHFQLLDSFLHPDFQDHSLIPALPPDKQGLITWIQSTSTAFDHTTVIENMVSEENHVMLKLYMHLQHIGTWRNIEPTGAKIQISGFRHFQVKENKILAHWALLDGNSLENQLRDVSHGCTL; this is translated from the coding sequence ATGGACAGCCGCCACAAACACCTGGTCACAGAATTTATAGAAAAGATTTGGAACAAGTCTCATTTCCAGCTGCTGGACAGTTTCCTGCACCCGGATTTTCAGGACCACTCCCTAATTCCTGCCCTTCCCCCTGACAAGCAAGGCCTCATAACCTGGATACAAAGTACCAGCACCGCCTTTGACCACACCACTGTTATTGAAAACATGGTCTCTGAAGAAAACCATGTCATGCTGAAACTGTACATGCACCTCCAACACATTGGCACCTGGCGAAACATAGAGCCCACCGGAGCAAAAATTCAAATTTCCGGTTTCCGGCACTTTCAAGTAAAGGAGAATAAGATTTTGGCGCATTGGGCTTTGCTGGACGGTAATTCCCTTGAAAATCAGCTGCGCGACGTTTCCCACGGTTGCACGCTTTAA
- a CDS encoding type IX secretion system membrane protein PorP/SprF → MMKNIGTFLVLLLLTAPAWGQQRPQFTQFMMNSYLLNPGLTGIEDYTDVRIGTRQQWVGLQGAPKTFHISAHTPLNKQPATVRSNSGRGLRKVNTSRFIPAYAHHGVGVMAVVDQAGPLRRTNVNVSYAYHLPITNSVTVSVGAYGGLLRNSFRASEATFDNPADPALGSEFINRNFLDVGLGTWIYSPDFFVGLSGAQLLRTDISSNEGTVTEGVFQKHFIGIFGYKVKAISQVTLIPSIMVKLAEPSPVTVDYNLRAVYAERIWVGASYRSQDAFAIMAGANISYLLDASYSYDYNTSNLNVANSGSHEIVLGLKLFNKSKVICPRWLQ, encoded by the coding sequence ATGATGAAAAATATAGGCACGTTTCTGGTGCTGCTGCTTTTGACCGCACCGGCCTGGGGGCAGCAACGGCCCCAGTTCACCCAGTTCATGATGAACAGTTACCTCCTGAACCCAGGGCTGACCGGCATTGAGGACTACACCGATGTCAGGATTGGGACCCGCCAGCAGTGGGTAGGATTGCAGGGCGCACCCAAGACGTTTCATATAAGTGCCCACACCCCTTTGAACAAACAGCCCGCCACCGTTAGAAGTAATTCTGGCCGAGGGTTGCGCAAAGTGAACACCAGCCGCTTTATTCCGGCGTATGCCCACCATGGCGTGGGGGTGATGGCCGTTGTTGACCAGGCAGGACCGTTGCGCAGAACCAACGTGAACGTGTCTTATGCGTACCATTTGCCCATCACCAACTCAGTAACGGTTTCCGTGGGGGCGTATGGCGGCTTGTTGCGCAACAGTTTCAGGGCCAGCGAGGCCACGTTTGACAATCCCGCAGACCCTGCGCTTGGCAGCGAATTCATCAACCGAAATTTCCTGGACGTGGGCCTAGGCACCTGGATTTATTCACCTGATTTCTTTGTGGGCTTGTCTGGCGCGCAACTCCTGCGTACCGATATCAGCTCCAATGAAGGCACCGTGACCGAGGGTGTCTTCCAAAAGCATTTCATCGGGATTTTCGGTTACAAGGTGAAGGCCATCTCGCAAGTCACGCTTATTCCATCCATCATGGTAAAACTGGCCGAACCCAGCCCTGTCACGGTAGACTACAACCTGCGCGCCGTTTATGCTGAGCGTATCTGGGTAGGAGCCTCCTACCGAAGCCAGGACGCTTTTGCCATTATGGCGGGCGCCAACATCAGCTATCTGCTAGATGCCAGCTACTCATATGATTACAACACCTCCAACCTGAACGTAGCCAACTCCGGTTCGCATGAAATTGTGCTGGGCTTGAAACTCTTCAACAAGAGCAAGGTAATCTGCCCTAGGTGGTTGCAATAA
- a CDS encoding Crp/Fnr family transcriptional regulator, whose product MAKKLFALAVHRKISKHDILLQEGQRCTSIFYLESGYLRSYITKDGAEINTNFTFGNSFLTNLKSLRLQVPSDITIKAGEDSSIYEFAQEKLLALYAESPEVESCGRMLAEHLLIEQEEHANLFKLSSPKERYHLLETEHPEILQRVSLTHLASYLGVARETLSRIRKPAAPLIL is encoded by the coding sequence GTGGCTAAAAAATTATTCGCGTTAGCGGTCCACAGAAAAATAAGCAAACATGACATCCTTTTGCAGGAAGGCCAGCGCTGCACGTCCATTTTTTACCTGGAATCTGGATATTTAAGAAGTTATATCACCAAAGACGGGGCTGAGATAAATACCAACTTCACGTTTGGCAACAGCTTTCTCACCAACCTGAAGAGCCTAAGGCTGCAGGTTCCCTCTGATATCACTATTAAAGCTGGGGAAGATTCTTCTATTTACGAGTTTGCCCAAGAAAAACTATTGGCCTTGTATGCTGAATCTCCGGAAGTTGAATCTTGCGGCCGCATGCTGGCAGAGCATTTGTTGATTGAGCAGGAAGAGCACGCTAATTTGTTCAAGCTATCCTCGCCCAAAGAAAGATACCACTTGTTGGAAACCGAACACCCAGAGATCTTGCAACGGGTCAGCCTCACGCACCTGGCTTCTTATCTAGGAGTGGCCAGAGAAACGCTGAGCCGAATCAGAAAACCTGCTGCTCCCCTCATTTTGTGA
- a CDS encoding GNAT family N-acetyltransferase, giving the protein MQVRIRPIAPQDNAPLAEVIKTVFREFKIDKPGTVYTDPTTCALFELFQTPHSAYLVAEENGKLLGGCGIYPTPGLPAGCAELVKFYLRPEARGKGLGSQLVTESLQMAKIMGYRQLYLESFPELGQAVGMYEKAGFKFLDEPRGNSGHFACTIWMLVDL; this is encoded by the coding sequence ATGCAGGTACGTATAAGACCTATTGCCCCACAAGACAACGCACCGCTGGCAGAGGTAATCAAAACCGTGTTTCGGGAATTTAAGATTGACAAGCCCGGCACGGTGTACACAGACCCTACCACATGCGCCCTGTTTGAGCTTTTTCAGACGCCCCACAGCGCCTACCTAGTGGCGGAAGAGAATGGCAAACTTTTAGGGGGTTGCGGCATTTATCCCACGCCGGGCCTGCCCGCGGGCTGCGCAGAGCTGGTGAAATTCTACCTTCGCCCAGAAGCCCGTGGCAAAGGGTTGGGCAGCCAATTGGTAACCGAGAGCCTGCAAATGGCCAAAATAATGGGCTACCGCCAGTTGTATTTGGAGTCTTTCCCAGAATTAGGCCAAGCGGTGGGCATGTATGAAAAAGCGGGTTTCAAATTTCTAGATGAACCCAGGGGCAACTCGGGTCATTTTGCCTGTACTATCTGGATGCTCGTGGACCTATAA
- a CDS encoding gliding motility-associated C-terminal domain-containing protein, producing the protein MAMAQCPAVITPANPAPVCQPGSVLLTASSGTGFTYKWYRDNVEIPVPDPTSNTFQATTSGAYTVQVSGPTCATATSTSVQVVVNPALPAIDFTFNPNSIQCAGTPIVFTVTNPQPAEYTYIWDFGDGFTTQGSSITHAYKAVGLATLDFTVKVYRQSILTGCTSPEASKVVTVQAKPAFSPPTDSSNFFVCIPEEQDSISVQAALRNTTLVNGALSYVIDFGDGFGERTFTSAQFNATEPIRNIIPYDTTGTFPIKIRALGTNGCDSVYTRNFYISKKPKAHFSLNKERIDPPVPPRDCIPVKVTTDSDSTTGENLVYKWNVKNSQGQNATAGIYDYLESTTDTSKAPIYRFNVSGRYTLEMIVSNMCGSDTTTQSLLVGFPEIKINADTTACGPITFNFNDEVVTYDANLGTIDEASYEWTITPAGLGAVAVGGTTLRDKYPRILFPNPGDYTVTARVKNECGFSDAVGPVVEAKITVNPTPNAPNFGATSTSICSGDSTTIRPAGPGSSFTFYTVVAGGTALDTAATYNTGPLNNTTTFYVATLSAQGCESPTRTPFTVNVTQRITDNTISLAPNQREICANQAVPGTIAGSDPSGEVGFLWLSSRTSGTQGFTTAPSNNPTGNNQRNYATGPLTATTWFRRVALSGNSCPNDTTVAVMVTVGPPLDNNTITLTGGSPATICQGNEAPVITSSATTATIVWESSTTGPNANDFATAAGTNGLPTYAPGRITQTTWFRRRITAGACSSVSSAVVVEVIRAIDNNTIDGTQTICAGATPARLLGSTPTGGTSTNRYRWERSLTGNPSDFALAPGTSNELNYSPAALTQTTYFRRVVDPGSNCEVDISNTVVVTVITTNVNNTISAVESTICQGTDAVITGSVPTGSWTYQWESSTSGPNGVFAPIPNTNSASYSPVRVMQNTWYRRRLVSTSANCPIPPSNVVAITAEPAPAAPIVASSNVQSCQGFPATLRAIGPGGNYAWYSTPTGGNPLFIGSVFVTQALTQNTTFYVETISATECTSTSRTPVSVTLNTATADAGSDVTIMVGDAVTLRARGGVTYLWSPADSLSNPNVSDPVARPTATTTYTVTVTDANGCVDTDEVVVTVLPRVAIVNTFSPNNDGINDVWVIKNIESFPNATVEIFNRWGSQVFNSKGYAKPWDGTHNGKPLPIDTYYYIIRLDGNKNLYKGSVTIIR; encoded by the coding sequence ATGGCAATGGCCCAATGCCCGGCAGTGATCACTCCGGCCAATCCGGCTCCCGTCTGTCAGCCGGGCTCCGTTTTGCTTACCGCCAGCTCCGGCACCGGGTTTACCTACAAATGGTACAGAGATAATGTAGAAATTCCTGTTCCTGATCCTACCAGCAACACCTTTCAAGCTACCACTTCTGGCGCCTATACCGTTCAGGTGTCTGGGCCCACCTGTGCTACCGCCACTTCCACTTCTGTGCAAGTAGTTGTCAACCCTGCCCTTCCGGCCATTGATTTCACCTTCAACCCAAATTCCATCCAGTGTGCAGGAACTCCTATTGTCTTTACTGTCACTAATCCGCAACCGGCAGAATATACCTATATCTGGGATTTTGGCGATGGGTTTACCACACAAGGCAGTTCCATCACGCATGCCTACAAAGCAGTAGGTTTGGCTACTCTGGACTTTACGGTTAAAGTGTACCGGCAGTCTATTCTCACCGGTTGTACGTCACCAGAAGCCAGTAAAGTAGTGACCGTACAGGCCAAGCCCGCCTTCTCCCCACCCACAGACAGCAGCAATTTCTTTGTCTGTATTCCTGAGGAGCAAGACTCCATTAGTGTACAGGCTGCTCTTAGAAATACTACTTTGGTCAATGGGGCATTGTCTTATGTCATTGATTTTGGGGATGGTTTTGGGGAAAGAACGTTCACATCTGCCCAATTCAACGCCACTGAACCTATCCGGAATATCATTCCCTATGACACCACCGGAACGTTCCCCATCAAAATCAGGGCTCTTGGCACCAATGGGTGTGATTCTGTCTATACCCGCAATTTTTACATCAGCAAAAAGCCGAAGGCCCATTTTTCTTTAAATAAAGAACGGATTGATCCACCTGTGCCACCCAGAGACTGTATTCCTGTTAAGGTGACTACTGATTCAGACAGTACCACCGGTGAGAACCTGGTCTATAAATGGAATGTCAAAAACAGCCAGGGACAGAATGCAACCGCTGGCATTTATGATTATTTAGAAAGCACCACAGACACCTCAAAAGCCCCAATTTACCGATTCAATGTTTCTGGGCGATATACTCTTGAAATGATTGTGTCTAATATGTGCGGGTCAGACACCACCACGCAAAGCCTGCTGGTTGGTTTCCCGGAGATCAAGATCAATGCTGATACCACCGCCTGCGGGCCCATCACCTTTAATTTTAACGACGAGGTAGTCACTTATGATGCTAATCTGGGCACCATTGATGAAGCTTCATATGAATGGACCATCACTCCCGCTGGCTTGGGAGCTGTAGCGGTGGGCGGTACTACCCTGCGTGACAAATACCCTAGAATTTTATTCCCAAATCCGGGTGATTACACGGTAACGGCTAGAGTAAAGAATGAGTGCGGCTTTTCTGATGCGGTTGGCCCAGTGGTTGAGGCAAAAATAACGGTTAACCCCACACCAAACGCGCCGAACTTTGGGGCCACCAGTACTTCTATCTGTAGCGGGGACAGCACCACCATACGCCCTGCCGGTCCTGGTTCGTCGTTTACTTTCTACACGGTAGTAGCCGGAGGCACTGCCCTGGACACTGCGGCCACCTACAACACCGGCCCGCTCAATAACACTACCACCTTCTACGTAGCCACCCTTTCGGCACAGGGTTGTGAGAGTCCTACACGCACGCCTTTCACGGTCAACGTTACCCAACGCATTACAGACAACACTATTTCCCTGGCGCCAAACCAGCGGGAAATCTGCGCCAACCAAGCGGTGCCCGGCACCATTGCAGGGTCTGACCCGTCAGGGGAAGTTGGCTTTCTTTGGTTAAGTAGCAGAACCAGCGGTACGCAAGGTTTTACAACGGCGCCAAGCAACAACCCTACCGGCAACAACCAACGGAATTACGCCACCGGACCGCTCACCGCCACTACCTGGTTCAGGAGAGTAGCCTTATCAGGTAATTCTTGCCCCAATGACACAACCGTGGCCGTAATGGTGACGGTGGGCCCTCCACTGGACAACAACACCATCACGTTAACGGGCGGTTCTCCGGCCACCATCTGCCAAGGGAATGAGGCACCTGTCATTACCAGCTCGGCTACCACGGCTACCATTGTATGGGAAAGCAGCACCACAGGACCAAATGCCAACGACTTTGCCACGGCGGCTGGTACCAACGGATTACCAACTTATGCCCCAGGACGAATTACGCAAACTACCTGGTTCAGGAGGCGGATAACAGCTGGTGCCTGTAGCAGTGTTTCTTCCGCGGTGGTGGTGGAGGTGATTAGGGCTATTGACAACAACACCATTGACGGTACCCAGACCATTTGCGCGGGCGCCACGCCGGCTCGGTTGTTAGGTTCTACCCCAACGGGCGGCACCAGCACCAACCGGTATCGGTGGGAAAGAAGCTTGACGGGCAATCCGTCAGATTTCGCCCTTGCCCCTGGAACAAGCAATGAACTGAACTACTCTCCTGCTGCGCTAACCCAGACTACTTATTTTAGAAGAGTGGTTGACCCAGGCAGTAATTGTGAAGTAGATATTAGCAATACCGTGGTGGTCACCGTCATCACCACTAATGTCAACAACACCATCTCTGCCGTGGAAAGCACCATTTGCCAAGGCACAGATGCCGTAATCACCGGGTCTGTGCCTACGGGTAGCTGGACGTACCAGTGGGAAAGCAGTACCTCTGGCCCTAACGGTGTATTTGCGCCTATCCCAAACACCAACTCGGCCTCATATTCTCCGGTAAGAGTTATGCAGAACACCTGGTACCGCAGAAGGTTGGTGTCTACCAGTGCCAATTGTCCTATTCCGCCTTCTAACGTGGTAGCTATTACGGCAGAGCCGGCGCCGGCTGCCCCCATTGTCGCTTCTTCTAACGTGCAGTCTTGCCAAGGTTTCCCGGCCACGCTAAGAGCCATTGGCCCTGGAGGGAACTATGCCTGGTACTCAACCCCTACGGGTGGCAATCCCTTGTTTATAGGAAGTGTTTTTGTAACCCAGGCCTTGACGCAGAACACTACTTTTTATGTAGAAACCATCAGCGCCACTGAATGTACCAGCACTTCCCGCACGCCAGTCTCGGTGACGTTGAACACCGCCACCGCAGATGCCGGCAGTGATGTGACCATTATGGTGGGTGATGCGGTGACGCTTCGGGCGCGCGGCGGGGTGACGTATTTATGGTCGCCGGCTGACAGTTTGAGCAATCCTAATGTGTCAGACCCGGTAGCCAGGCCAACAGCCACCACTACCTATACGGTCACGGTGACAGACGCCAACGGGTGCGTGGACACAGACGAAGTGGTGGTGACCGTGCTCCCTCGGGTGGCCATTGTGAACACCTTCAGCCCTAACAATGATGGCATCAATGATGTGTGGGTGATAAAAAATATTGAGAGCTTCCCTAATGCCACCGTGGAGATTTTCAACCGCTGGGGCAGCCAGGTCTTCAACTCCAAGGGCTATGCCAAACCCTGGGATGGCACGCACAACGGCAAACCGCTTCCTATTGACACCTATTACTACATCATTAGGCTAGACGGCAATAAAAACCTTTACAAAGGCAGCGTAACCATAATTAGATAA